A genomic region of Raphanus sativus cultivar WK10039 chromosome 6, ASM80110v3, whole genome shotgun sequence contains the following coding sequences:
- the LOC130494331 gene encoding retinoblastoma-related protein 1-like isoform X2, with translation MEEVQPPVTPPIDPNGKRSEATLLDLCEKVLSLEGSVCDEALKLFTETKRILSANMANIGSGTREEVERFWFAFILYSVKMLTVRKQVDGQSVSGDSGFNLCQILRALKLNIVDFFKELPQFVVKAGPVLCELYGADWENRLQAKELQANFVHLSLLSKYYKRGYREFFLTYDANAEKNSANSASYLPDSYRFGWLLFLALRNHAFSRFKDLVTCTNGLVSVLAILIIHVPCRFRNFNIQDSSRFVKKGDKDVDLVASLCKIYDASEDELRKIMDKANNLIETILKKKPSACKTDTLDNINPDGLTYFEDLLDEASISTSLTTLEKDYDDTVCNKGELDERVFINEEDSLLGSGSLSAGAVNITTGVKRKIDSLSSPARTFISPLSPHKSPAAKTAMTSVGGSKLTATPVSTAMTTAKWLRTVICPLPPKPSPGLELFLKSCDRDITNDVTRRAHVILEAIFPNSSLGDQCARGGLQPVNLMDDIWAQQRRLEAVKLYYRVLEAMCKAEAQILHVNNLNSLLTNERFHRCMLACSAELVLATHKSITMLFPAVLERTGITAFDLSKVIESFIRHEDSLPRELRRHLNSLEERLLESMVWEKDSSMYNSLIVAKPALALEINRFGLLAEPMPSLDAIAALINFSEGSSNHASSIQQKPEAGPGQNGDIKSPKRLCTDYRSILVERSSFASPVKDRLLALGNVKSKTLPPPPLQSAFATPTRPNPGGGGETCAETGINIFFTKINKLAAVRINGMVERLQLSQQIRESVYCLFQRVLAQRTSLLFNRHIDQIILCCFYGVAKISQMSLTFREIIYNYRKQPQCKPLVFRSVFVDSSQSRRQGRVGPDHVDIITFYNDVFIPAVKPLLVEIVPVKKDQAVEAKNNPEGHCPGSPKVSVFPSVPDMSPKKVSAVHNVYVSPLRGSKMDALISHSSKSYYACVGESTHAYQSPSKDLSAINNRLNNSNNSSNRKRTLKFDVEAGLVSDSMVGNSLYQNQNETDASNQNQNQNGSDAASSGGAPFKTEPQD, from the exons ATGGAAGAAGTTCAGCCACCAGTGACACCACCCATTGACCCTAACGGAAAAAGAAGCGAAGCTACGCTCTTGGACTTATGCGAG AAAGTTCTATCCCTTGAAGGGAGCGTTTGCGATGAAGCTCTGAAGTTGTTTACTGAAACCAAACGGATCTTATCAGCAAACATGGCCAACATTGGAAGTGGAACG CGGGAGGAAGTAGAGAGGTTCTGGTTCGCGTTCATTCTCTATTCAGTGAAGATGCTTACCGTGAGAAAACAAGTGGACGGCCAGTCAGTGTCTGGTGATAGTGGGTTTAATCTATGTCAGATCCTAAGGGCTCTAAAGCTAAA TATTGTGGATTTTTTTAAAGAGTTACCTCAGTTTGTGGTCAAGGCTGGTCCTGTGCTTTGTGAACTTTATGGTGCTGACTGGGAGAACAGACTACAG GCAAAGGAGCTGCAGGCGAACTTTGTGCATCTTAGCCTTCTAAGCAA ATACTACAAACGTGGGTACCGGGAGTTCTTCCTGACATACGATGCAAACGCTGAAAAGAACTCAGCAAACTCTGCTAGTTACTTGCCGGATAGTTACCGTTTTGGATGGCTACTCTTCTTGGCACTCCGAAACCATGCTTTTAGTCGGTTCAAAGACCTTGTGACATGCACTAATGGTCTAGTTTCTGTATTG GCTATTTTGATCATACACGTTCCTTGTCGGTTTAGAAATTTCAACATCCAAGACTCTTCACGCTTTG TTAAGAAAGGGGACAAAGATGTAGACTTGGTTGCATCACTTTGCAAGATCTATGACGCCTCAGAAGATGAGCTGAGGAAAATAATGGACAAGGCAAATAATTTGATAGAAACAATATTAAAGAAGAAGCCATCTGCGTGCAAAACTGACACGCTAGATAATATTAACCCAG ATGGATTGACCTACTTTGAGGATTTACTGGACGAAGCATCCATCTCAACAAGCTTGACCACACTAGAAAAAGACTACGATGACACAGTCTGTAACAAAGGCGAGCTTGATGAGAGGGTGTTCATCAACGAAGAGGATAGCTTACTCGGATCTGGAAGCTTATCCGCAGGAGCTGTAAACATCACCACTGGTGTTAAGAGGAAAATTGATTCTCTGAGCTCACCCGCGAGGACATTTATAAGCCCACTCTCTCCTCATAAGTCTCCTGCTGCTAAGACAGCTATGACTAGCGTTGGCGGTAGTAAGTTGACAGCAACACCAGTGAGCACAGCGATGACAACTGCCAAATGGCTCAGGACCGTTATATGTCCGCTGCCTCCAAAGCCTTCTCCTGGGTTGGAGCTTTTCCTGAAATCTTGTGATAGGGATATAACAAACGATGTCACGAGAAGAGCACATGTGATACTGGAAGCTATTTTTCCAAACAGCTCGCTTGGGGACCAGTGTGCACGCGGGGGTCTGCAACCTGTTAACCTGATGGATGACATATGGGCGCAACAGCGAAGACTAGAAGCTGTGAAGTTATACTACAGAGTTCTCGAGGCGATGTGCAAAGCAGAAGCTCAGATTCTGCATGTAAACAACTTGAACTCCTTACTGACGAACGAGAGGTTCCACAGATGCATGCTGGCTTGCTCCGCTGAACTGGTTCTAGCCACCCACAAAAGCATAACCATGCTGTTCCCGGCTGTTCTGGAGAGGACCGGGATCACGGCCTTTGATCTCAGCAAGGTGATAGAGAGTTTCATCAGGCATGAGGATTCTCTGCCTAGAGAGCTGAGACGGCATCTTAACTCGCTGGAGGAAAGGCTTCTGGAGAGTATGGTATGGGAGAAAGACTCTTCGATGTACAACTCTCTGATCGTCGCCAAGCCAGCACTTGCACTGGAGATTAACCGGTTTGGATTGCTAGCTGAACCGATGCCGTCTCTTGACGCAATTGCAGCTCTTATTAACTTCTCTGAAGGTTCATCAAATCATGCATCATCTATCCAACAAAAGCCTGAAGCAGGTCCGG GACAAAATGGAGATATAAAATCGCCCAAAAGACTGTGTACTGATTACCGCAGCATTCTAGTTGAACGCAGCTCCTTTGCATCACCAGTAAAGGATCGTCTGTTGGCACTTGGTAACGTTAAATCCAAGACGCTGCCACCACCTCCTTTGCAGTCTGCATTTGCTAC TCCCACACGGCCTAACCCAGGAGGCGGAGGAGAAACTTGTGCAGAAACTGGTATCAATATATTCTTCACTAAG ATAAATAAACTAGCTGCTGTCAGAATCAACGGAATGGTGGAAAGGCTACAGCTTTCGCAGCAAATAAGAGAGAGTGTATATTGTCTCTTCCAACGTGTGCTTGCTCAGAGGACTTCTCTTTTGTTTAATCGGCATATTGACCAGATCATTCTCTGTTGCTTCTACGGAGTGGCCAAG ATATCCCAAATGAGCCTGACGTTCAGGGAAATAATATACAACTATCGGAAGCAACCACAGTGTAAACCATTAGTTTTCCGCAGCGTTTTTGTGGACTCATCACAGAGTCGCCGTCAAGgg AGAGTAGGACCAGATCATGTTGACATCATCACATTCTACAACGATGTATTTATCCCCGCTGTAAAGCCGTTGCTGGTGGAGATAGTTCCTGTGAAAAAGGACCAGGCTGTGGAGGCCAAAAACAATCCTGAAG GTCATTGTCCTGGATCGCCAAAGGTGTCGGTGTTTCCAAGTGTTCCAGACATGTCCCCTAAAAAAGTATCAGCTGTACACAATGTTTATGTTTCTCCCTTAAGAGGATCAAAG ATGGATGCTCTTATTTCACACAGCTCAAAGAGTTACTACGCTTGTGTTGGAGAGAGCACACATGCTTACCAGAGCCCTTCAAAAGACTTATCTGCCATCAACAACCGCTTGaacaa CAGCAACAACAGCAGCAACCGCAAGAGGACGCTTAAGTTCGACGTAGAAGCAGGACTGGTTAGCGATTCCATGGTAGGAAACAGTCTTTACCAAAACCAAAATGAGACCGATGcttcaaaccaaaaccaaaaccaaaatggAAGCGATGCAGCGTCTTCAGGTGGTGCTCCCTTTAAAACCGAGCCGCAAGATTGA
- the LOC130494331 gene encoding retinoblastoma-related protein 1-like isoform X1, with amino-acid sequence MFSALGETMEEVQPPVTPPIDPNGKRSEATLLDLCEKVLSLEGSVCDEALKLFTETKRILSANMANIGSGTREEVERFWFAFILYSVKMLTVRKQVDGQSVSGDSGFNLCQILRALKLNIVDFFKELPQFVVKAGPVLCELYGADWENRLQAKELQANFVHLSLLSKYYKRGYREFFLTYDANAEKNSANSASYLPDSYRFGWLLFLALRNHAFSRFKDLVTCTNGLVSVLAILIIHVPCRFRNFNIQDSSRFVKKGDKDVDLVASLCKIYDASEDELRKIMDKANNLIETILKKKPSACKTDTLDNINPDGLTYFEDLLDEASISTSLTTLEKDYDDTVCNKGELDERVFINEEDSLLGSGSLSAGAVNITTGVKRKIDSLSSPARTFISPLSPHKSPAAKTAMTSVGGSKLTATPVSTAMTTAKWLRTVICPLPPKPSPGLELFLKSCDRDITNDVTRRAHVILEAIFPNSSLGDQCARGGLQPVNLMDDIWAQQRRLEAVKLYYRVLEAMCKAEAQILHVNNLNSLLTNERFHRCMLACSAELVLATHKSITMLFPAVLERTGITAFDLSKVIESFIRHEDSLPRELRRHLNSLEERLLESMVWEKDSSMYNSLIVAKPALALEINRFGLLAEPMPSLDAIAALINFSEGSSNHASSIQQKPEAGPGQNGDIKSPKRLCTDYRSILVERSSFASPVKDRLLALGNVKSKTLPPPPLQSAFATPTRPNPGGGGETCAETGINIFFTKINKLAAVRINGMVERLQLSQQIRESVYCLFQRVLAQRTSLLFNRHIDQIILCCFYGVAKISQMSLTFREIIYNYRKQPQCKPLVFRSVFVDSSQSRRQGRVGPDHVDIITFYNDVFIPAVKPLLVEIVPVKKDQAVEAKNNPEGHCPGSPKVSVFPSVPDMSPKKVSAVHNVYVSPLRGSKMDALISHSSKSYYACVGESTHAYQSPSKDLSAINNRLNNSNNSSNRKRTLKFDVEAGLVSDSMVGNSLYQNQNETDASNQNQNQNGSDAASSGGAPFKTEPQD; translated from the exons atGTTTTCAGCTTTGGGAGAGACGATGGAAGAAGTTCAGCCACCAGTGACACCACCCATTGACCCTAACGGAAAAAGAAGCGAAGCTACGCTCTTGGACTTATGCGAG AAAGTTCTATCCCTTGAAGGGAGCGTTTGCGATGAAGCTCTGAAGTTGTTTACTGAAACCAAACGGATCTTATCAGCAAACATGGCCAACATTGGAAGTGGAACG CGGGAGGAAGTAGAGAGGTTCTGGTTCGCGTTCATTCTCTATTCAGTGAAGATGCTTACCGTGAGAAAACAAGTGGACGGCCAGTCAGTGTCTGGTGATAGTGGGTTTAATCTATGTCAGATCCTAAGGGCTCTAAAGCTAAA TATTGTGGATTTTTTTAAAGAGTTACCTCAGTTTGTGGTCAAGGCTGGTCCTGTGCTTTGTGAACTTTATGGTGCTGACTGGGAGAACAGACTACAG GCAAAGGAGCTGCAGGCGAACTTTGTGCATCTTAGCCTTCTAAGCAA ATACTACAAACGTGGGTACCGGGAGTTCTTCCTGACATACGATGCAAACGCTGAAAAGAACTCAGCAAACTCTGCTAGTTACTTGCCGGATAGTTACCGTTTTGGATGGCTACTCTTCTTGGCACTCCGAAACCATGCTTTTAGTCGGTTCAAAGACCTTGTGACATGCACTAATGGTCTAGTTTCTGTATTG GCTATTTTGATCATACACGTTCCTTGTCGGTTTAGAAATTTCAACATCCAAGACTCTTCACGCTTTG TTAAGAAAGGGGACAAAGATGTAGACTTGGTTGCATCACTTTGCAAGATCTATGACGCCTCAGAAGATGAGCTGAGGAAAATAATGGACAAGGCAAATAATTTGATAGAAACAATATTAAAGAAGAAGCCATCTGCGTGCAAAACTGACACGCTAGATAATATTAACCCAG ATGGATTGACCTACTTTGAGGATTTACTGGACGAAGCATCCATCTCAACAAGCTTGACCACACTAGAAAAAGACTACGATGACACAGTCTGTAACAAAGGCGAGCTTGATGAGAGGGTGTTCATCAACGAAGAGGATAGCTTACTCGGATCTGGAAGCTTATCCGCAGGAGCTGTAAACATCACCACTGGTGTTAAGAGGAAAATTGATTCTCTGAGCTCACCCGCGAGGACATTTATAAGCCCACTCTCTCCTCATAAGTCTCCTGCTGCTAAGACAGCTATGACTAGCGTTGGCGGTAGTAAGTTGACAGCAACACCAGTGAGCACAGCGATGACAACTGCCAAATGGCTCAGGACCGTTATATGTCCGCTGCCTCCAAAGCCTTCTCCTGGGTTGGAGCTTTTCCTGAAATCTTGTGATAGGGATATAACAAACGATGTCACGAGAAGAGCACATGTGATACTGGAAGCTATTTTTCCAAACAGCTCGCTTGGGGACCAGTGTGCACGCGGGGGTCTGCAACCTGTTAACCTGATGGATGACATATGGGCGCAACAGCGAAGACTAGAAGCTGTGAAGTTATACTACAGAGTTCTCGAGGCGATGTGCAAAGCAGAAGCTCAGATTCTGCATGTAAACAACTTGAACTCCTTACTGACGAACGAGAGGTTCCACAGATGCATGCTGGCTTGCTCCGCTGAACTGGTTCTAGCCACCCACAAAAGCATAACCATGCTGTTCCCGGCTGTTCTGGAGAGGACCGGGATCACGGCCTTTGATCTCAGCAAGGTGATAGAGAGTTTCATCAGGCATGAGGATTCTCTGCCTAGAGAGCTGAGACGGCATCTTAACTCGCTGGAGGAAAGGCTTCTGGAGAGTATGGTATGGGAGAAAGACTCTTCGATGTACAACTCTCTGATCGTCGCCAAGCCAGCACTTGCACTGGAGATTAACCGGTTTGGATTGCTAGCTGAACCGATGCCGTCTCTTGACGCAATTGCAGCTCTTATTAACTTCTCTGAAGGTTCATCAAATCATGCATCATCTATCCAACAAAAGCCTGAAGCAGGTCCGG GACAAAATGGAGATATAAAATCGCCCAAAAGACTGTGTACTGATTACCGCAGCATTCTAGTTGAACGCAGCTCCTTTGCATCACCAGTAAAGGATCGTCTGTTGGCACTTGGTAACGTTAAATCCAAGACGCTGCCACCACCTCCTTTGCAGTCTGCATTTGCTAC TCCCACACGGCCTAACCCAGGAGGCGGAGGAGAAACTTGTGCAGAAACTGGTATCAATATATTCTTCACTAAG ATAAATAAACTAGCTGCTGTCAGAATCAACGGAATGGTGGAAAGGCTACAGCTTTCGCAGCAAATAAGAGAGAGTGTATATTGTCTCTTCCAACGTGTGCTTGCTCAGAGGACTTCTCTTTTGTTTAATCGGCATATTGACCAGATCATTCTCTGTTGCTTCTACGGAGTGGCCAAG ATATCCCAAATGAGCCTGACGTTCAGGGAAATAATATACAACTATCGGAAGCAACCACAGTGTAAACCATTAGTTTTCCGCAGCGTTTTTGTGGACTCATCACAGAGTCGCCGTCAAGgg AGAGTAGGACCAGATCATGTTGACATCATCACATTCTACAACGATGTATTTATCCCCGCTGTAAAGCCGTTGCTGGTGGAGATAGTTCCTGTGAAAAAGGACCAGGCTGTGGAGGCCAAAAACAATCCTGAAG GTCATTGTCCTGGATCGCCAAAGGTGTCGGTGTTTCCAAGTGTTCCAGACATGTCCCCTAAAAAAGTATCAGCTGTACACAATGTTTATGTTTCTCCCTTAAGAGGATCAAAG ATGGATGCTCTTATTTCACACAGCTCAAAGAGTTACTACGCTTGTGTTGGAGAGAGCACACATGCTTACCAGAGCCCTTCAAAAGACTTATCTGCCATCAACAACCGCTTGaacaa CAGCAACAACAGCAGCAACCGCAAGAGGACGCTTAAGTTCGACGTAGAAGCAGGACTGGTTAGCGATTCCATGGTAGGAAACAGTCTTTACCAAAACCAAAATGAGACCGATGcttcaaaccaaaaccaaaaccaaaatggAAGCGATGCAGCGTCTTCAGGTGGTGCTCCCTTTAAAACCGAGCCGCAAGATTGA